Proteins co-encoded in one Enterobacter sp. R4-368 genomic window:
- the secE gene encoding preprotein translocase subunit SecE yields MSANTEAQGSGRGLEAMKWVVVAVLLLVAIVGNYLYRDMMLPLRALAVVILIAAAGGVALLTTKGKATVAFAREARTEVRKVIWPTRQETLHTTLIVAAVTAVMSLILWGLDGILVRLVSFITGLRF; encoded by the coding sequence ATGAGTGCGAATACCGAAGCTCAAGGGAGCGGGCGCGGCCTGGAAGCGATGAAGTGGGTTGTTGTTGCAGTACTGCTGCTCGTGGCTATCGTTGGCAACTATCTTTATCGTGACATGATGCTGCCGCTCCGCGCGCTGGCAGTTGTTATTCTGATTGCTGCAGCAGGTGGTGTCGCGCTGTTGACGACGAAGGGTAAAGCGACCGTTGCTTTTGCCCGTGAAGCGAGAACCGAAGTACGTAAAGTGATTTGGCCCACTCGTCAGGAAACATTGCACACCACATTGATCGTGGCTGCCGTAACTGCAGTCATGTCACTGATCCTGTGGGGACTGGATGGTATTCTGGTCCGCCTGGTTTCCTTTATCACTGGCCTGAGGTTCTGA
- the nusG gene encoding transcription termination/antitermination protein NusG: MSEAPKKRWYVVQAFSGFEGRVATSLREHIKLHNMEELFGEVMVPTEEVVEIRGGQRRKSERKFFPGYVLVQMVMNDASWHLVRSVPRVMGFIGGTSDRPAPISDKEVDAIMNRLQQVGDKPRPKTLFEPGEMVRVSDGPFADFNGVVEEVDYEKSRLKVSVSIFGRATPVELDFSQVEKA; this comes from the coding sequence ATGTCTGAAGCTCCTAAAAAGCGCTGGTACGTCGTTCAGGCGTTTTCCGGTTTTGAAGGCCGCGTAGCAACTTCGCTGCGCGAGCATATCAAATTACACAATATGGAAGAGTTGTTTGGCGAAGTCATGGTGCCGACTGAAGAAGTGGTCGAAATCCGTGGTGGCCAGCGTCGCAAAAGCGAACGCAAATTCTTCCCGGGCTACGTCCTTGTCCAGATGGTGATGAATGACGCCAGCTGGCACCTGGTACGCAGCGTTCCGCGCGTAATGGGCTTCATCGGCGGCACGTCCGATCGTCCGGCGCCGATTAGCGATAAAGAAGTGGATGCGATCATGAACCGCCTGCAACAGGTTGGTGATAAGCCGCGTCCGAAAACGCTGTTTGAACCGGGTGAAATGGTCCGCGTTAGCGACGGTCCGTTTGCCGACTTTAACGGTGTGGTTGAAGAGGTGGACTATGAGAAGTCTCGCCTTAAAGTGTCTGTTTCTATCTTCGGTCGTGCGACCCCGGTAGAACTGGATTTCAGCCAGGTCGAAAAAGCCTAA
- the rplK gene encoding 50S ribosomal protein L11, with amino-acid sequence MAKKVQAYVKLQVAAGMANPSPPVGPALGQQGVNIMEFCKAFNAKTDSIEKGLPIPVVITVYADRSFTFVTKTPPAAVLLKKAAGIKSGSGKPNKDKVGKVTRAQVQEIAQTKAADMTGADIEAMTRSIEGTARSMGLVVED; translated from the coding sequence ATGGCTAAGAAAGTCCAGGCCTACGTCAAGCTGCAGGTTGCAGCTGGCATGGCAAACCCGAGCCCACCGGTTGGTCCGGCTCTGGGTCAGCAGGGTGTTAACATCATGGAATTCTGTAAAGCGTTTAACGCCAAAACTGATTCCATCGAAAAAGGTCTGCCAATTCCGGTTGTTATTACCGTTTACGCTGACCGCTCCTTCACTTTCGTTACCAAAACGCCTCCGGCAGCAGTTCTGCTGAAGAAAGCGGCTGGTATCAAGTCTGGTTCCGGCAAGCCGAACAAAGACAAAGTGGGCAAAGTAACCCGCGCTCAGGTGCAGGAAATTGCTCAGACTAAAGCCGCGGACATGACCGGTGCTGACATTGAAGCGATGACTCGCTCAATCGAAGGTACTGCGCGTTCCATGGGCCTGGTAGTGGAGGATTAA
- the rplA gene encoding 50S ribosomal protein L1 — translation MAKLTKRMRVIRDKVDATKQYDINEAIALLKELATAKFVESVDVAVNLGIDARKSDQNVRGATVLPHGTGRSVRVAVFTQGPNAEAAKAAGAELVGMEDLAEQIKKGEMNFDVVIASPDAMRVVGQLGQVLGPRGLMPNPKVGTVTPNVAEAVKNAKAGQVRYRNDKNGIIHTTIGKVDFDADKLKENLESLLVALKKAKPSQAKGVYIKKISISTTMGAGVAVDQAGLNAVAN, via the coding sequence ATGGCTAAACTGACCAAGCGCATGCGCGTGATCCGTGACAAAGTTGATGCGACCAAACAGTACGACATCAACGAAGCCATTGCTCTGCTGAAAGAGCTGGCCACTGCTAAATTCGTAGAAAGCGTAGACGTTGCTGTTAACCTCGGCATCGACGCGCGTAAATCTGACCAGAACGTACGTGGTGCAACTGTACTGCCGCACGGTACTGGCCGTTCTGTTCGCGTAGCCGTATTTACCCAGGGCCCGAACGCTGAAGCTGCTAAAGCAGCTGGCGCTGAGCTGGTAGGTATGGAAGATCTGGCTGAGCAGATCAAAAAAGGCGAAATGAACTTCGACGTAGTTATTGCTTCTCCGGATGCAATGCGCGTTGTTGGCCAGCTGGGCCAGGTTCTGGGTCCGCGTGGCCTGATGCCAAACCCGAAAGTTGGTACCGTAACGCCGAACGTTGCTGAAGCGGTTAAAAACGCTAAAGCCGGTCAGGTTCGTTACCGTAACGACAAAAACGGCATCATCCATACCACCATCGGTAAAGTGGATTTTGACGCTGACAAATTGAAAGAAAACCTGGAATCTCTGCTGGTTGCGCTGAAAAAAGCAAAACCGTCTCAGGCGAAAGGCGTGTACATCAAGAAAATTAGCATCTCCACCACCATGGGTGCGGGTGTTGCGGTAGACCAGGCTGGTCTGAACGCAGTAGCGAACTAA
- the rplJ gene encoding 50S ribosomal protein L10 — MALNLQDKQAIVAEVSEVAKGALSAVVADSRGVTVDKMTELRKAGREAGVYMRVVRNTLLRRVVEGTQFECLKDAFVGPTLIAYSMEHPGAAARLFKEFAKANAKFEVKAAAFEGELIPASQIDRLATLPTYEEAIARLMATMKEASAGKLVRTLAAVRDAKEAA, encoded by the coding sequence ATGGCTTTAAATCTTCAAGACAAACAAGCGATTGTTGCTGAAGTCAGCGAAGTAGCCAAAGGCGCGCTGTCTGCGGTTGTTGCGGATTCCCGTGGCGTTACCGTAGATAAAATGACCGAACTGCGTAAAGCAGGTCGCGAAGCCGGCGTTTACATGCGTGTTGTTCGCAACACCCTGCTGCGCCGTGTTGTTGAGGGTACTCAGTTTGAGTGCCTGAAAGACGCGTTCGTTGGTCCGACCCTGATTGCATACTCTATGGAACACCCGGGCGCTGCTGCTCGTCTGTTCAAAGAGTTCGCGAAAGCGAATGCAAAATTTGAGGTCAAAGCCGCTGCCTTTGAAGGTGAGTTGATCCCGGCGTCCCAGATCGATCGCCTGGCAACCCTGCCGACCTACGAAGAAGCAATTGCACGCCTGATGGCAACCATGAAAGAAGCCTCTGCTGGCAAACTGGTTCGTACTCTGGCTGCTGTACGCGATGCGAAAGAAGCTGCTTAA
- the rplL gene encoding 50S ribosomal protein L7/L12, translating into MSITKDQIIEAVAAMSVMDVVELISAMEEKFGVSAAAAVAVAAGPAADAAEEKTEFDVILKAAGANKVAVIKAVRGATGLGLKEAKDLVESAPAALKEGVSKDDAEALKKSLEEAGAEVEVK; encoded by the coding sequence ATGTCTATCACTAAAGATCAAATCATTGAAGCAGTTGCCGCTATGTCCGTAATGGACGTTGTAGAACTGATCTCTGCAATGGAAGAAAAATTCGGTGTTTCTGCTGCTGCTGCTGTAGCTGTTGCTGCTGGCCCGGCTGCTGATGCTGCTGAAGAAAAAACTGAGTTCGACGTAATTCTGAAAGCCGCTGGCGCTAACAAAGTTGCTGTTATCAAAGCAGTACGTGGCGCAACTGGCCTGGGTCTGAAAGAAGCTAAAGACCTGGTAGAATCTGCTCCGGCCGCTCTGAAAGAAGGCGTGAGCAAAGATGACGCTGAAGCTCTGAAAAAATCTCTGGAAGAAGCTGGCGCTGAAGTTGAAGTTAAATAA
- the rpoB gene encoding DNA-directed RNA polymerase subunit beta, with protein MVYSYTEKKRIRKDFGKRPQVLDVPYLLSIQLDSFQKFIEQDPEGQYGLEAAFRSVFPIKSYSGNSELQYVSYRLGEPVFDVKECQIRGVTYSAPLRVKLRLVIYEREAPEGTVKDIKEQEVYMGEIPLMTDNGTFVINGTERVIVSQLHRSPGVFFDSDKGKTHSSGKVLYNARIIPYRGSWLDFEFDPKDNLFVRIDRRRKLPATIILRALNYTTEQILDLFFEKVVFEIRDNKLQMELVPERLRGETASFDIEANGKMYVEKGRRITARHIRQLEKDEIQHIEVPVEYIAGKVAAKDYVDESTGELICPANMELSLDLLAKLSQSGHKRIETLFTNDLDHGPYISETVRVDPTNDRLSALVEIYRMMRPGEPPTREAAESLFENLFFSEDRYDLSAVGRMKFNRSLLRDSIEGSGILSKEDIIEVMKKLIGIRNGIGEVDDIDHLGNRRIRSVGEMAENQFRVGLVRVERAVKERLSLGDLDTLMPQDMINAKPISAAVKEFFGSSQLSQFMDQNNPLSEITHKRRISALGPGGLTRERAGFEVRDVHPTHYGRVCPIETPEGPNIGLINSLSVYAQTNEYGFLETPYRKVTDGVVTDEIHYLSAIEEGNYVIAQANTNLTEEGRFVDDLVTCRSKGESSLFSADQVDYMDVSTQQVVSVGASLIPFLEHDDANRALMGANMQRQAVPTLRADKPLVGTGMERAVAVDSGVTAVAKRGGTVQYVDASRIVIKVNEDEMYPGEAGIDIYNLTKYTRSNQNTCINQMPCVYLGEPIERGDVLADGPSTDLGELALGQNMRVAFMPWNGYNFEDSILVSERVVQEDRFTTIHIQELACVSRDTKLGPEEITADIPNVGEAALSKLDESGIVYIGAEVTGGDILVGKVTPKGETQLTPEEKLLRAIFGEKASDVKDSSLRVPNGVSGTVIDVQVFTRDGVEKDKRALEIEEMQLKQAKKDLSEELQILEAGLFSRIHSVLVSGGVEADKLDKLPRDRWLELGLTDEEKQNQLEQLAEQYDELKHEFEKKLEAKRRKITQGDDLAPGVLKIVKVYLAVKRQIQPGDKMAGRHGNKGVISKINPIEDMPYDENGTPVDIVLNPLGVPSRMNIGQILETHLGMAAKGIGDKINAMLKQQQEVAKLREFIQRAYDLGADVRQKVDLSTFSDEEVLRLAENLRKGMPIATPVFDGAKESEIKELLQLGGLPTSGQITLFDGRTGEQFERQVTVGYMYMLKLNHLVDDKMHARSTGSYSLVTQQPLGGKAQFGGQRFGEMEVWALEAYGAAYTLQEMLTVKSDDVNGRTKMYKNIVDGNHQMEPGMPESFNVLLKEIRSLGINIELEDE; from the coding sequence ATGGTTTACTCCTATACCGAGAAAAAACGTATTCGTAAGGATTTTGGTAAACGTCCACAAGTACTGGATGTCCCATATCTCCTTTCTATCCAGCTTGACTCGTTCCAGAAGTTTATCGAGCAAGATCCTGAAGGGCAGTACGGTCTGGAAGCGGCGTTCCGCTCCGTGTTCCCGATTAAGAGCTACAGCGGCAATTCGGAACTGCAATACGTCAGCTACCGTCTTGGCGAACCTGTTTTTGACGTTAAAGAATGTCAGATCCGTGGCGTAACGTATTCCGCTCCGCTGCGCGTAAAACTGCGTCTGGTGATCTACGAGCGCGAAGCGCCGGAAGGCACCGTTAAAGACATTAAAGAACAAGAAGTCTACATGGGCGAAATTCCGCTCATGACCGACAACGGTACCTTTGTTATCAACGGTACTGAGCGTGTTATCGTTTCTCAGCTGCACCGTAGTCCTGGCGTCTTCTTCGACAGCGATAAGGGTAAAACCCACTCATCTGGTAAGGTGCTTTATAACGCACGTATTATTCCTTACCGTGGGTCATGGCTGGACTTCGAGTTCGACCCGAAAGATAACCTCTTCGTGCGTATCGACCGCCGCCGCAAACTGCCGGCGACCATTATTCTGCGCGCGCTGAACTACACCACTGAGCAGATTCTCGATCTGTTCTTTGAAAAAGTTGTCTTTGAAATCCGCGACAACAAGTTGCAGATGGAACTGGTGCCGGAACGCCTGCGTGGCGAAACTGCATCCTTCGATATCGAAGCAAACGGCAAAATGTATGTTGAAAAAGGCCGCCGTATTACCGCGCGCCATATTCGTCAGCTGGAAAAAGACGAAATTCAACACATTGAAGTACCGGTTGAGTACATCGCAGGCAAAGTTGCAGCTAAAGACTACGTTGACGAATCCACTGGCGAGCTGATCTGCCCGGCAAACATGGAGCTGTCGCTCGATCTGCTGGCGAAGCTGAGCCAGTCTGGTCACAAACGTATCGAAACCCTGTTCACCAACGATCTGGACCACGGTCCGTACATCTCTGAGACCGTACGTGTCGACCCGACCAACGATCGTCTGAGCGCGCTGGTAGAAATCTACCGCATGATGCGCCCTGGTGAGCCGCCGACTCGCGAAGCTGCGGAAAGCCTGTTCGAGAACCTGTTCTTCTCTGAAGACCGCTACGATCTCTCTGCGGTTGGTCGCATGAAGTTCAACCGTTCTCTGCTGCGCGACAGCATCGAAGGTTCCGGTATCCTGAGCAAAGAAGACATCATCGAAGTGATGAAAAAGCTCATCGGTATCCGTAACGGCATCGGTGAAGTGGATGATATCGACCACCTCGGCAACCGTCGTATCCGTTCCGTAGGCGAAATGGCGGAAAACCAATTCCGCGTTGGCCTGGTTCGTGTAGAACGTGCGGTGAAAGAGCGTCTGTCTCTGGGCGATCTGGATACCCTGATGCCGCAGGACATGATCAACGCGAAGCCTATCTCTGCAGCCGTTAAAGAGTTCTTCGGTTCCAGCCAGCTGTCACAGTTTATGGACCAGAACAACCCGCTGTCCGAGATTACGCACAAACGTCGTATCTCTGCACTCGGCCCAGGCGGTCTAACCCGTGAGCGCGCAGGCTTTGAAGTTCGAGACGTACACCCGACCCACTACGGTCGCGTATGTCCGATCGAAACGCCTGAAGGTCCGAACATCGGTCTGATCAACTCCTTGTCCGTGTACGCACAGACTAACGAATACGGCTTCCTGGAAACGCCGTACCGTAAAGTGACCGACGGCGTTGTGACTGACGAGATCCATTACCTTTCTGCTATCGAAGAAGGTAACTACGTTATCGCTCAGGCGAACACCAACCTGACGGAAGAAGGTCGTTTCGTAGACGATCTGGTAACCTGCCGCAGCAAAGGCGAATCCAGCCTCTTCAGCGCAGACCAGGTTGACTACATGGACGTTTCCACCCAACAGGTGGTTTCTGTCGGTGCGTCCCTGATCCCGTTCCTGGAACACGATGACGCCAACCGTGCATTGATGGGTGCGAACATGCAACGTCAGGCGGTTCCGACTCTGCGCGCTGACAAGCCGCTGGTTGGTACCGGTATGGAACGTGCTGTTGCTGTTGACTCCGGTGTAACCGCAGTTGCTAAACGTGGCGGTACTGTTCAGTACGTGGATGCCTCTCGTATCGTTATCAAAGTTAACGAAGATGAGATGTACCCGGGCGAAGCAGGTATCGACATCTATAACCTGACCAAATACACCCGTTCTAACCAGAACACCTGCATCAACCAGATGCCGTGTGTTTATCTGGGTGAGCCAATTGAGCGCGGCGACGTGCTGGCAGACGGCCCGTCCACCGACCTCGGTGAACTGGCGCTCGGCCAGAACATGCGCGTAGCGTTCATGCCGTGGAACGGTTACAACTTCGAAGACTCCATCCTCGTCTCCGAGCGTGTGGTTCAGGAAGATCGTTTCACCACGATTCACATCCAGGAACTGGCGTGTGTGTCTCGTGACACCAAGCTGGGGCCAGAAGAGATCACCGCAGACATCCCGAACGTGGGTGAAGCCGCGCTCTCCAAACTGGATGAATCCGGTATCGTTTACATCGGTGCGGAAGTGACCGGCGGCGACATTCTGGTTGGTAAGGTAACGCCGAAAGGTGAAACCCAGCTGACGCCAGAAGAGAAACTGCTGCGCGCGATCTTCGGTGAGAAAGCGTCTGACGTTAAAGACTCTTCTTTGCGCGTACCGAACGGTGTTTCCGGTACCGTTATCGACGTTCAGGTCTTTACCCGCGATGGCGTGGAAAAAGACAAACGTGCGCTGGAAATCGAAGAAATGCAGCTCAAACAGGCGAAGAAAGACCTGTCTGAAGAACTGCAGATCCTCGAAGCTGGCCTGTTTAGCCGTATCCACAGCGTGCTGGTTTCCGGCGGCGTTGAAGCTGACAAGCTCGACAAGCTGCCGCGCGACCGCTGGCTGGAACTCGGCCTGACCGACGAAGAGAAACAAAATCAGCTGGAACAGCTGGCTGAGCAGTATGACGAACTGAAACACGAGTTCGAGAAAAAACTCGAAGCGAAACGCCGCAAAATCACTCAGGGCGACGATCTGGCACCGGGCGTGCTGAAAATCGTTAAGGTTTATCTGGCCGTTAAACGTCAGATCCAGCCTGGTGACAAAATGGCAGGTCGTCACGGTAACAAGGGTGTTATCTCCAAGATCAACCCGATCGAAGATATGCCATACGATGAAAACGGCACGCCGGTTGACATCGTACTGAACCCGCTGGGCGTACCGTCTCGTATGAACATCGGTCAGATCCTTGAAACTCACCTGGGTATGGCTGCGAAAGGTATCGGCGACAAGATCAACGCCATGCTGAAACAGCAGCAAGAAGTCGCGAAACTGCGCGAATTCATCCAGCGTGCATACGATCTGGGCGCTGACGTTCGTCAGAAAGTCGACCTGAGCACCTTCAGCGATGAGGAAGTTCTGCGTCTGGCAGAAAACCTGCGCAAAGGTATGCCGATCGCAACGCCGGTCTTCGACGGTGCGAAAGAGTCTGAAATCAAGGAACTGTTACAGCTGGGTGGCCTGCCGACTTCCGGTCAGATCACACTGTTCGACGGTCGTACCGGTGAGCAATTCGAGCGCCAGGTTACCGTTGGCTACATGTACATGCTGAAACTGAACCACCTGGTTGATGACAAGATGCATGCGCGTTCTACCGGTTCTTACAGCCTGGTTACTCAGCAGCCGCTGGGTGGTAAGGCGCAGTTCGGTGGTCAGCGCTTCGGGGAGATGGAAGTGTGGGCGCTGGAAGCATACGGCGCGGCATACACCCTGCAGGAAATGCTCACCGTTAAGTCTGATGACGTGAACGGTCGTACCAAGATGTATAAAAACATCGTGGACGGCAACCATCAGATGGAACCGGGTATGCCTGAGTCCTTCAACGTACTGTTGAAAGAGATTCGTTCGCTGGGTATCAACATCGAGCTGGAAGACGAGTAA